The Polluticoccus soli sequence AGCGTGCTGAACGCCTGCGCCGCATGAGCTTCAACGTAAAGGGTAACGAAACTACAGATGATGTAGAGAACGTGCCTGCTTACGTTCGTCGAAATGTGGACATAGACAGCAATGGCGTTGCATCTTCACAAACCTTCTACAGCGGATACAGTGTTGGCGTAAATGGCCAGCAAAACAACAACCAGGCTTCTATCCAAACCATCAATACTTTCCTTGATGGCAAGAAGCCGGACTAACTAGTCTCTTTTGTTATATTTTCATATTGCACAAAGCCCCTGTTGTCTAACGGGGGCTTTTCATTTTATTTAACACGGACCATATTAAACTCTTTTGTGCAGCTCAGGTCTATTCTTGTATAAACACGAAGAGAAGATATGAGACAGATGATTTTTGCGGCTACACTGGCAGGGGCTCTGCTCCTGGGCAATTTCGCCAATGCCCAGCCGCGCGGTAAACAAGACAACCGCAAAAAGAGCCAGCAAGAGCGTATACAGGACGGCGTTCGTAACGGAAGCATCACCCACAACGAGGCAATGCGCCTTCAGATGCAGCAAGCCAAGCTGCGCGGCTACAGGCAAATGGCCAAAGCTGATGGAAGGGTGAACCGTAAAGAACGCGGCCTGATGCGCAACGAAATGCAACGTGCCAATAGGAACATCTACCACGCAAAGCACAACGGTCAGTTCCGCAAAGGTGGTGGTTATGCCCAAAAGGGTGGACAGGGATTCAATGGGAGAGAAGGATTCCGTGGCGGTCACGGCGATTTTCATAGAAGAGGCGGTCAGATGGCTTTCAAAGGGCAAGGATTCCGGGGCAATGATGGCGGCCAGTTCCGTAAAGGAGACGGCGGCAACAATTTCAAAAGTCAGGGCTATCGCGGACGGGATGGATTCCGTGGCGACTACCGCAAGGGAGGACAGGATAATAAGAAAGGTGGAACTGAACGCCTGAAGGACGACAAGGCCGAAGGCAAAACGACCTGGCAGTTGAACAATGACAGCCGGAAGGGTTCCTGGGAGTTGAAATAAATAGGGTGTGTTTTATATATAGGTAAGGTTTAGAAGGACCAAGCCCGCCATTTTTGGCGGGCTTTTTTGTCATATTAATATCATTAATTAAAAAATCTCTCAGGCTACCCAACTATAACCTATTGTTTTTCAGTCTTATTTTAGACCTTTAGGCAAAATCCAAGGTTAACGGAACAGGCTGGTTCTAAATTGTTTAGGAAATTGGCGCAAAATTTGTTTTAACTTTTTCGCAACTTTTGATACTAAGAATTCGGCTCTAACGTTAATATCTTTCTAAAACCAAAAACGGAGAAACTTATAAGCAATACCTCTACTTAAAAAAATTTACTGTGCATGGCGTAACCTGTACGTTATTCAAAAGGTAGAAGTATATGCAAATGATCCATCAACTCTCCGATGCCGAATTGATCCACGACTTTCTCCAGGGAAAAGACAGTGCATTGGAAACCCTTATATTCCGCTACAAGGATAAGATATACACATCTATCTACATGCTGGTAAAGGATAAGTATATCGCTGAAGATATATTCCAGGACGCTTTTTTAAAGATGATCAAAACCATGCGTGAAGGCCGGTATGCCGAGCAAGGTAAATTCCTGCCCTGGGCTATGCGCGTAGCGCACAACCTGTGCATGGACCATTTCCGTAAGGTGCGCCACAACGTGCCGGTCACCCTGCCCGATGGGATGGATATCACCCAGCTGATCGGCGGACCTGCTGAAACAGCATCGGACAAAATGGAGCAGCGCCAGGTTAATGCCAGCGTACGCAAACTCATCGAGCAATTACCAGAAGAGCAACGCGAAGTAATAGTGTTGCGTATGTACGGCGACCTTAGCTTTAAAGAAATAGCCGACCTTACTTCTGTGAGCATCAACACAGCGTTGGGCCGTATGCGTTATGGTTTGCTAAACTTGCGCAAGATGATCACCGAAAATCAAATGGTTTTGCGCTAACGGCTGAATTGGGCTACATTAGCTGCATGGCTTCATTGTCGTTGTTTTTTCATGATGGGGTATTGCAGCAGGGCAGCGAGATACAGCTGGCCGAAGATAGCGCCCGCCATATAGTACAGGTGCTGCGCATGCAGCCCGGCCATAAACTGGAACTTACCGATGGCAAAGGCCATCTCGCCACCGCTTCCATCGCACGAGCTGAAAAGAAAAAATGCAGCGTGCTGATAGAAGCGGTGCAATATTTTGAGCCTGCGCAGCCACAACTGCACATGGCTATAGCCTTTACCAAAAATGCCAGCCGTAACGAGTGGTTGCTGGAGAAGTGTACGGAGATGGGCATCACAACGATCATTCCCCTGATGGCTCATCGCACAGAGCGTGAAAAGATCCGCTACGACAGGTGGACAAACATACTGGTGTCTGCCATGATGCAATCGAAACAGTTCCATCTCCCATTACTAAAGGAAGCTACTCCGTTCAAACAAGTGGCTGAACAATATAGTAGTGTGCCGCAAAAGATTCTCGCACACTGCATTGAAGAACGTTCGCGCAAACGTATAGCTGATGCGATCATTCCTCACAAAGAAACCTTAATATTGATAGGGCCTGAAGGTGACTTTACCGGTGAAGAGGTAGCTTTGTGTGAGGCTGCGGGTTTCACTGCTATGTCGATGGGCACGAATCGCCTGCGTACCGAAACTGCTGCCATGGCAGCCTGTGCCTACTTTAATATGATCAACCATGCTGAATAGGTTTATAGCATTTGCATTTCTTCTTGTTGTATCGTTCGGTGCGAATGCACAAAGCATGAAACTGGCGCTGCTAAAATATGGTGGTGGCGGCGACTGGTATGCAAACCCAACATCGCTCAAGAACCTGGCAGCATTTTGCAATCAGCAATTGCGTACGCGTTTTGATGCACAAGAGGCACAAGTGGATGCAGGTAGCCCGGAAATATTTAATTATCCTTTTGTGCACATGACAGGTCACGGTCGCTGGGAAGTAACAGAAGCAGAAGCGCAAAACCTGCGTAAGTATATGGAAGCAGGCGGTTTTCTGCACATAGACGATAACTACGGCCTCGACCAATACGTTCGTCCTGTATTGAAAAAAATATTCCCAGAGCTGGCGTTGGTGGAGTTGCCTTTTACTCACCCGATCTACCATCAGAAATTTACGTTCTCAAACGGCCTGCCCAAGGTGCACGAGCACGATAAAAAGCCACCGAAAGGTTATGGTCTGATCTATAAAGGCAGGTTAGTATGTTTCTACAGTTTCGAGACCGATCTTGGTGATGGTTGGGAAGATCCTGAAGTGCATAAAGACACTCCTGAAAAACATACGCTCGCTTTGCAGATGGGTGCCAACCTGGTGCAGTACGCTTTTAATGGCGCTTCGGCGAAGTAGATTCAATTACTGAGAGGATCTTTTTAGCAATATTTCCGAAATAGTAAATTTCGTAAAAACTAGCCGGCACATTGGTTGGGGTATTTATTGCCGTTACGACATCGTTAGTAAACGCATCCCAATTATGATCTGCGCTGATGCGAAGATTTTCGCCGCACACTTCAGGCTTTAAGCCTGTGGCTCCGCTTACACAGCTTACTACGCGTTTATTATATCCTAACGCTTCTACCGCTTTTGTTTTTATGCCGCCGCCGGTCAGTACCGGGTTCAGCATGACGTCGCAAGCTTTGAGAAATATGTCAAGATCGTTGACGAAGCCGGAATAGGTGATGTTGGGCGTTGCAGAAATGCGCTGCTGCAATTGTTCATCCAGGCCCTTTCCTGCAAGTAGTATTTCGTATGTCAGTCCGCGATCGTTTAGCCTCGGCATGATCTCGTCCAGTATATACACTATCGCATCTCTGTTCGGTGCATAGTCGAGTGCCCCCAGGAAGTATAGCCACGGTTTAGCTGCGTCCAACGCTAGCTCTGCAGCTACTTGTTGCTTTTCTTTGCCTGTTACAGTTGGTTTTTCATTTAAGGTGGTACCATATGGAATAAAGTGGCATTTCTCCCGGCTGATGCCGTAATGTTGTACTGCCCATGAGGCATCCTCCTCCGTAACAAACAACAAGCCTGCCGCTTTTTTCATCGCAAACCTCTCAAAAGAGCGCATGATCGGCCACCATGGCTTTCCCAATGTGCGAAAACGTTCAGACTCAATGTTATGACTGCGCATTATCCAATTGATTCCCAGTGTATGAGCTAACCTCATTGCTGTTAGCGACATATACGGATGGTCGCAGTAAATAGCGGAAACGTTGTATTTCCGGCCTATTTCCAGTAAAGTATGATAGTTGTTGTAGGGTATATATCGCTTAGGGTCAGCAGGAAAAACAGGGTGTAGCCGAAAGCTATATTGTTGCCTTGGTTCATTGTCAACTGTGCAAGCCAGGTGATCGGTACAAAGACGCCCCAGGTATTCATGAATGAGTACTATGCCCAGATGTCCCCCCGTTTTCGGGGGTAAAACTTTATATGGCGCAAGAGAAAGAATGCTGAGGTTCATGAGGTGGTAAATATAAAAAAGTTAGCCGAGGGTTATGTGATATCAGTACAACGCTCCCGTTATGGCATAGTGTTTTTGCAAATTGTTTAGACTTTGCCCGGCTGTTCAAGCAACGTTTGCATAGGCCGGACGATCAAAACAAGACCAGTACCATCTTCAACCAATAAAAAGCCATTATGAAACCGTTACAACTCATTCTTTCATTTGCCATTGTGGCGGCGATGCCGTTTCAGTCGCTCGCCCAATCCGAACGTGCCAAATCAGTAGCCACGACCAGGGAGGCGGAGTTTTGTGAGGACGCTTTAGAAGACAACGCAAAAGAAATAGCCATGCTGGAAATGGGTATGGATAAAGCTACGGACCCGGAAATAAAGGAGCAAGCCGAGCATATGCTGAGCGATCACCTGACGATCGACAGCGTTTTGAACTCATACGTGACTCGCAGGAAGGTACAGATCATGGGAGAAATAGATGAGCCTGATGAAAAGCATATTGAGACAAAAACTACCCGCGCCTGGGATGAAGAGTGGGCCGATGAACTGGGCAATATGCAACGTAAAATGATCACCCGTTTTGAAAAAGCTCAGGGTTATATACGCGATGAGGAATTGCAGACCATTATAAAAAATACGCTGCCTGTATTGCGTCAACACCGCGATGTGGCTATAGCACAACAACGGCGGATGAAAGCCATGAAAGAATAGCATATAAGCGGTAAGAAGTCTGAACGGTTGCAATGCAGCCGTTCTTTTTTATGAGCTCTGCTACAGGCATGATTATGTTGTGATTAGAGTAGGAGCTTACTTACCATGCATAGTAAGTTGAAACCATGACTCACCAGGTTCTCTCATATCAGATAGCAGATAGCATTGATATAAAGGGCTTTAAAGCCAGTTTCAAGGCCGACATTCATTTTAGCGATGCAGATGAGCTGTTCTACCGGACAGATAGCAGCAGGTTTGTCTGTGTTTTCAAATATGGTGTTGTTTGCTTCCTGAATTACGATCCTGTCAAAGTCACGGAGTTCATACAGATGATCACACCGTTTTGTAAGTATCCGCTGGGCGAACACCTGAACGAAGAGTACCTGATCGAAACAGATGCTGCTGAGTATAAGATCGGTAACAATAAGATCGAAGTAATGCGTGCTGACGCTGACGTGATACGGCTGGTGATGATGAATGTATCGCAGTCAGTAGCGCTCGACTATTATACCGAGCTGATGGACAGGCTGCTGGAAGAGACGAACCTCCATACCCAGCGCCTGGAGCGGAAGGGCAGCCTGGCTATCAAAGGCATTAAGCTGAAAAAATACATAGGTCGCACCCTGTTGTTAAAGAACCGCATTGCCGAGAATCTGTACATCTTCGACTCTCCACCCGAGACATGGGAAGATGAAAGCCTGGATAAAATAGACATTGGACTTAAACGAACTTTTGACCTGCAGGAACGCTCCCGTAATATTCATGAAGGTCTTACGATTATCCGCGATAATCTTGACCTGTTTAAAGATCTGTTGCAATACCGGCATAGCACTGTGCTGGAGTGGATCATTATCATTTTGATACTGGTTGAAGTGATTAACATGATCATTGAAAAGATCTTCGGTGTGAAATAGTAGGTGAGAAACAGGGGTAAGGTCCGCATTGGAGTTTTCGTTTATTTTGTAAAGACGAGAGTGCAAGACTGAAAACTATCCGGTTATTAATTGCGGTGCTACCGCTTTGACCCTAAATAATGCACTTATGACAAAACGGACCGTCTACCTGCTGGCCATTCTCTTTTTTGGACTCGAAACGCATTCGTTCGCGCAGGACACGAGTACAACTTGCCGGCAACGGTATTTTACTTTCGGCGCCGGTATCACCGGTCAGTCTTTTTACGACGAGGCCATATCTAATATCTGGTACAGCAATACTGGCATGGCACCGTTGCTTGGGCATTTCAAGATAAAGAACGGCCACCTCTCGCAGCTGCTGATAGAGCCATCATTCCTGTCGTTGCGAACAAAGAGAAGCGGAAAGCTGACGCCGATGAAGGTAAGTACCGTGAGAGTGGTGACCGACTACCAGCTGCTATACGACATAGACAAATGGAGCAAGCGGTATGACGTGAAGCTGGGCGGACTAGCCTCGCTGGTAGCTGAATATAAGGAAGCGCCTCAGCTAGATAATTCGGCCATTGTGTACGATTATGCTTTGAGCTTGGGTGTAAGTGGTCGCGCTGCAAGGCAGGTGCGCGTATTGAAACATGACGCCGAACTATCGCTGCAACTAAGTATGCCGTTAATAGCGCATGCGGCCCGTCCCCAATACCTGAACAGGATAGAGTTTTTGGATCCAGAAAATGATTTGCTAGGCGATGTTTTTTCTAATGCCCATATCGTGACGTTGAATAAGTACTTGCGAGTAAACAGTCAGCTGGCGTTGCGGTATCATCTCAACAGCGGTAATGACCTTCGCCTGGCCTATCACTGGGATTTTTATAGGTTGAAGGATATCAACCGCGTCTTTGCGACTGAGCACCTTGTATCATTTATGTTCATGTTCAGATATTAAATCACTTCAACAACGAAAGATGAAGAAGTTATTATGGCTCTTGCCGGTGCTGTTTATGCTGTCGTGCGAAAAGATCGTTTCACCGTCTACAAAGCCCGATGATCCCGTGGCGATATTCGATGAGCTCTGGAAGACACTGAATGAAGGTTATTCGTTCTTTGATTATAAAGGCGTGAACTGGGATTCAGTATATACTGTGTATCGCCCCCAGGTGCATGTAGGTATGACCGACCGTGAGCTTTATGAGGTAAGCGTTGCAATGTTGAACACACTCAGGGATGGACACATTAACCTGCGCACTGGGTTTGCACGCTCTTACTATAACTACTATGCAGATTATCCACCCAATTTCAACCGCGAGATATTGGAGCGTAACTACTGGCGTGGTTTCGAGATAACCGGCCCGCTGATACACACCATTATTGATTCGGTCGGATATATCTACTACCGCAGCTTTGCCAGCAATTTTTCTGATGAGCAGCTCGATGTGGTGCTGCAACGCTTCAATGACTATCCCGGTATCCAGGGTGTAGTGATCGATGTGCGTAATAATGAAGGTGGTAATCCTGAGAACGCATATCGCTTTCTAAGGCGAGTAGCAACAGAACGCACACTTATATACAGAACTCAATACAAAGACGGTCCTGCGCACAATGAGTTTACCGAACTGGAGGAAAGCTACATCGATCCCAACGACAAGGTGGCTTTTCCTGGAAAGGTTGTTGTGCTGACCAACCGCACGTGTTACAGCGCTTGCAATTTCTTTGCTGCATCGGTTAAGGCTTTTAGCCAGGTGACAGTTATCGGAGATACTACTGGTGGCGGTGGTGGCCAACCCGTTGGTCATGAGTTCCCTAATGGCTGGGCAGTCAATTTTTCAGGGTCGATAACCTATATGCCGGATGGCTTTATCATCGAGCACGGTGTGCCACCGCATAAATACGTAGCACTGCTGCCCGCCGACGAAGCTCTGGGAATAGATACCATACTGGAATATGCCATTGCCTTTATCCGGCAATAAAGTATAGAGGCGAAACCCGTTTGTCAAGAGGGTAACAATTTGGTAATGGTTCTTTCACGCAACAGTAAACCATTGCTAACATTGCCAAAACGTTTTGGTAACACTACACTGAGACTTTTGTGACAGAAAATCACAAAATCTTATGAAGCAATCATTACTCGTTGCGACGTCTTTACTGGCATTGGCCCAGACTGATGTTATGGCCCAGGTTACAACAGGCCCAAGCACCGCACAGTCACCTTATGTAGTTCCTGTCGCTGCTGATGTTAAAACTACTTCTATCTTGTCCGCCGGCGAAACAGTGAACGGCTACAAAATGTCTGGTTTGCCTGATGGCTCCGGCGCATGGGATAACGGCGACGGTACTTTTACGCTGTTAGTAAACCATGAAATAGGCAGCACGTCAGGTGCTATACGCGCCCACGGTTCTATCGGTGCGTATGTTTCCAGGTGGATCATCAAAAAATCAGATCTGACCGTATTGAATGGCAGCGACCTGATAACCAAAATAAATCTTTGGAACCCGAGCACGCTGAGCTATGCTACTTACTACGCTTCAAATCCTTCTACCAGCGCTGCGCTTAACCGCTTTTGTTCTGGTGATCTTCCTGCAGTTTCTGCATTTTACAACCCGCTTACAGGTGCCGGTACACAAAACCGTATCTACATGAACGGTGAAGAGAATGGTACTGAAGGTCGTGCTTTCGGCCACATTGCCAGCGGTCCTGATGCCGGTACTTCTTACGAACTGCCTCACCTTGGTAAATTCTCTTTTGAGAACTCTGTTGCCCGTCCTAACAGCGATGATAAAACAGTTGTTATCGGTATGGATGATGCTACTCCGGGCCAGGTTTATATCTACATTGGTACTAAGACCAACGTTGGTACTGATATTCATAAGGCAGGTCTTGCTAACGGTAAACTGTACAGCGTAGCTGTTCAGGGTATGCTGATCGAAACCAGCGCCAGCTTCCCTGCGCCTGCCACACCGTTTACTATGGTTGACCTCGGCAACGTGAGCACTATCACTGGTGCTACACTGCAAACAAATAGCAACAACGCAGGTGTTACACAATTCCTGCGTCCTGAAGATGGCGCATGGGACCCATCAAACAACCAGGATTTCTATTTCGTGACCACTAACGCTTTCAACAGCCCAAGCCGCCTGTGGAAATTACATTTCACTAACGGTGCCGACCTGACACAAGGTGGTACTATCACCGCGGTATTGGATGGTACTGAAGGTCAGCAAATGTTGGATAACATGGGTATCGACCACTACGGTCACATCCTGCTACAAGAGGACGTAGGCGGTAACGCACACATCGGTAAGATCTGGCAGTACACTATTACAAATGACTCTTTCAAAGTGATCGCTGAGCACGACAACTCACGCTTCCTGACAGGTGGCGCTAACTTCCTGACACAAGACGAAGAGGCTTCTGGTATCTTCGACGCACAGGAAATACTGGGTTCAGGTATGTGGATAGGCGTTGACCAGGCGCACTATTCGCTTCCTTCTCCTACAGTAGAAGGCGGACAACTGTTTGCACTGTTCAACCCGGCTTCCTTCAACTCTAATCCTGAAATAAGCCTGGAAGGTAACGGCAATGTGATCATAACTGGCGACAATACACCAAGCACTTCTGACAATACAGATCTGGGCAACATCGCCGTAGGTAGTACCATTACGAAAACTTTCACCATCAAGAATGCTGGTCCTGCCAGCCTGACTGTTACAGGTGCTGCGATCTCTGGTGAAAACGCAAACGAGTTCACCATTATGGGTGGTACTTTCCCAATGACCATCGCAGCTGGCGCATCGCAAACGATCACAGTTGAATTCAAACCAACTGCATTGGGTCTGCGCAAAGCCGTACTGAACGTTGCCAGCAACGACTTCGACGAAAGTGCTTACGTAGCAAGCCTACAAGGTGTTGGTTTGAACACAACCGATATAGCTAACCTGGATGGTGCTTCTACCATGAAGTTGTATCCTAACCCAACGGGTGATGCTGCAACAGTTGAAATATCACTGAAAAATCCTGAGCAAGTTGTTGTTACTGTATTGGATATGCAAGGCCGTGTAACACTGCAGCCAATTGCTAACAAATTCTCTACCGGTGCTCAGAAGGTGATGATCAATACATCCAACCTGGCTAATGGTACTTACTTCGTACAGATAGCTGTGGGCAACGTGACTACAAAAACCAAACTGGTTGTAGCGCACTAAGAAACGATTTGGCAAATAAATAAATCAGGGGGTGCGCTTTCCAGCGCGCCCTATTGATATTTTAAACGGAGATCGGATAAAAGAAAATAACAATGAGAAAGGTGAGTGTGTTTACGCTGATCATAACTGCCCTGGCCACAGTGCTGGCGGCATTTAAAAACAGTAGTGAGCCTGAGTTGTACCTATCGGTGTACAACAACCAGCTGGAACAGTTTGATAACAGCCAGTTGACGCTGCTGACTGCAATAAACCGTGCCGACCTGCAAAATGAGGCTGATATAAGTAATATCAGGAAGCTGATACTGCAGGCCCGGATGGAAATGAAGGGCATGGACTTCTGGTTCCGTTACCTGGAACCGCTGGCTTATAAAAAGATCAACAGTCCCTTGCCGGTAGAGTGGGAGACAGAAGTGTTTGAAAAGTTTGAAGCGCCTTACAAACGTGAAGGCGCGGGCCTGATGCTTGCTTATCTATATCTTGATGAAGAAGGCGCAACAAAAGACTCGCTGGCTTCGCTGGTGCGACAGTCTGTAGAAGCCTCTAAAGTATATGCTGCAGATAGCATTACCAGCCAGCTCACAGACTACCATCATTTTTATCTCTGCAATCGCCTGTACCTCCTCAATCTTGCGGCTATCTACACCACAGGTTTTGAATGTCCTGATGGTGCAGCAGTGGTGCCTGAGCTGCGCAGGATGATGAACAAGGTAGATGGCATCTATCAGGCATTTAACAAAAGCTATCCCGCTACAGCGCTGACTGATGAGTACATGTTGCGGTATAAGTCTGCATTGGCATTTGTACAGGCGCAGCCCGATGATAATACCGCATTCGATCATTATACCTTCCTGCGCGAGTATGTGAACCCGTTATTCACCATGAACCAGGAACTGGTAGGCAAGTATAAAGTAGTGACAAAAAGCCTGGTCGATTATTCTCTAAGCAAAACAGCCAGGTCCATCTTTGATAAAGCGCTGTATCGCGGACAAAATCCCAAAGGCATTTTCCTGCGCGTGCAGGATAGTGCAACGCTGGCAGAGATAGACAGAGTAGGGAAGGAGTTGTTTTATGATCCTGTTCTGTCGGGCAACAATATGCGGAGCTGCGCATCGTGCCACAAACCAACCGAGCACTTTACTGACACAATGGTTACTGCTTCGGTGCAGTTCGATCGTGCGGCAGGCGCGCTGGCACGCAATACGCCGACGCTGCTCAATGCCGAATACAATCACCTGCTGATGATGGATGGCAAACATACCACCCTGCAAAACCAGGTAAAGGATGTGGTGCACAATGCTGTAGAAATGAACTGCTCTGATAAAGACGCGCTCAGCAAGATCCTGAGCTGCAAAGAGTACAAACAGGGGTTTGCAAAATTGCTGAAATACACCCCACAGGAAAAAGAGGTGACCTTTGAGCACGTGTCATCGGCTATTACTTATTACTACGCAAAGTTCAGCAAGTACTATTCACCGTTCGATGAAGCGATGGAACACAGGGGTGAACTGACAGAATCTGCGAAGAAAGGTTTTAACCTGTTCATGGGTAAGGCGCAATGCGCTACCTGTCACTTTGTGCCGCAGTTCAACGGTGTGAAGCCTCCGTATATAGGTTCAGAGTTTGAAGTGCTGGGTACGCCTACTGATACCGGTTATCATAAGCTGAGCGTTGATAGAGGCCGTCATGCTGTCAATCCCGCGCAGGAAACAATGAACGCCTTCAGGACCGGTACTGTGCGTAATAGCGCGTACACTAAGCCGTACATGCACAATGGTGTATTCAATACGCTGGAGCAGGTCGTAGATTTTTATAACGATGGCGGTGGTGCAGGTCATGGACTGAACGTGCCTAACCAGACACTGGCGGCAGATTCGCTGAAACTGACACGCGATGAAAAATCACAATTGATCAGCTTCATTCGGTCGCTGAATGAAGAGGTGCAATTTGAATTGCCGCCTGCAACACTACCCTCATCAAACATGAAAGCATTGAATTCAAGAAAAGTTGGAGGCGTTTATTAAACATCAATTATGAAGAGAGTATTACTTATTGCATTGTTATTCGCTGCTGCCGAAAGCAGGGCGCAGCAAAAGATGGAATATGATTTCCCGAAAGAAATGGCGGCCCCTGTTAAAGTGGAGTATGTTAAGTTTTGCGACAAAGGGCGCGCGTTGTATGCCATAACCTGTGCTAAGTGCCACAGCACGTATGCAAGGAGGAAAGAGATCATTCCTGATTTTACGCAGGAACAACTCAAAGGATATGAGATGCGTGTGATGAACCAACAGCATGAGGCGAGTATGCCCGATGAACTGGTGACCGCTGAGGAGCTGAGCCTCATTTCTACTTTCCTGATCTATAAGAAAAGGAACCCACCCATAGCTGCTGCGAAACGTAAATAGATTGAGAATCATTGCAAAGTGAATTAATTGGCTGAAGCAGCTGAAACCTGTACATTTGAAACACCACAAAACGATAGAACATGAACAACACCACCACTTCGGTTACCGTAGAAACAACCGTAAAAGCACCTGTTGAAAAAGTATGGCAATACTGGACCGCGCCTGAGCATATCATGCAATGGAACAGTGCATCGCCCGACTGGCATACACCTTCTGCTACCAACGACCTGCGCACTGGCGGCAGCTTCACTTCCCGCATGGAAGCT is a genomic window containing:
- a CDS encoding cytochrome-c peroxidase, with the translated sequence MRKVSVFTLIITALATVLAAFKNSSEPELYLSVYNNQLEQFDNSQLTLLTAINRADLQNEADISNIRKLILQARMEMKGMDFWFRYLEPLAYKKINSPLPVEWETEVFEKFEAPYKREGAGLMLAYLYLDEEGATKDSLASLVRQSVEASKVYAADSITSQLTDYHHFYLCNRLYLLNLAAIYTTGFECPDGAAVVPELRRMMNKVDGIYQAFNKSYPATALTDEYMLRYKSALAFVQAQPDDNTAFDHYTFLREYVNPLFTMNQELVGKYKVVTKSLVDYSLSKTARSIFDKALYRGQNPKGIFLRVQDSATLAEIDRVGKELFYDPVLSGNNMRSCASCHKPTEHFTDTMVTASVQFDRAAGALARNTPTLLNAEYNHLLMMDGKHTTLQNQVKDVVHNAVEMNCSDKDALSKILSCKEYKQGFAKLLKYTPQEKEVTFEHVSSAITYYYAKFSKYYSPFDEAMEHRGELTESAKKGFNLFMGKAQCATCHFVPQFNGVKPPYIGSEFEVLGTPTDTGYHKLSVDRGRHAVNPAQETMNAFRTGTVRNSAYTKPYMHNGVFNTLEQVVDFYNDGGGAGHGLNVPNQTLAADSLKLTRDEKSQLISFIRSLNEEVQFELPPATLPSSNMKALNSRKVGGVY